A stretch of the Arthrobacter sp. PAMC 25486 genome encodes the following:
- a CDS encoding site-specific integrase has protein sequence MASIQHNVSAKGVESWRVVWREPGGKIDGRTFDDEEKAEMTKKFLDANGNTFKLANEAKRIHDQKVKKVHEVLETHIAQLTKPQPGTIRRYRNLARDHIASSPLGNMGIDMVEKKHVIKWMDNLVSAPGSNVAPGSELNPRTKKNIQALLSSAFATAIDMDLMSRNPAKGIGDPDLGESREPVYLSPEDLELLEESMPERYKLFIRTLSKTGLRYNEATALRKRDVRVEGERCIIRVTRAWKDTGDGEEIGPPKTPMAKRNVTCNLELSAKLIDRMKDLKPGDLLFTRPNGLYLRNAYFHKVAWQPVVKELVKEGHLDDHPWIHEIRKAHTTHLLQKGVPVNVVQARLGHEDPQTTLKIYATLTNGDDLKAADLLD, from the coding sequence ATGGCATCGATTCAGCATAACGTCAGCGCGAAAGGCGTTGAGTCTTGGCGCGTAGTCTGGCGGGAGCCAGGCGGGAAGATCGACGGCCGAACCTTCGATGATGAAGAAAAAGCCGAAATGACCAAGAAGTTCCTGGACGCCAATGGCAACACCTTCAAGCTGGCCAACGAAGCCAAGCGCATCCATGACCAGAAGGTGAAGAAGGTCCACGAGGTTTTGGAGACCCACATTGCTCAGCTGACCAAGCCGCAGCCGGGGACCATCAGGCGCTACCGCAATCTGGCGCGGGACCACATCGCCAGCAGCCCACTCGGGAATATGGGCATCGACATGGTGGAGAAGAAGCACGTCATCAAGTGGATGGATAACCTTGTGAGCGCGCCGGGGTCCAATGTTGCGCCAGGCTCCGAGCTGAACCCGCGCACCAAGAAGAACATCCAAGCGTTGCTATCGTCAGCGTTCGCGACGGCCATAGATATGGATCTCATGTCAAGGAACCCAGCCAAAGGTATTGGTGACCCAGACTTGGGTGAATCCCGCGAGCCGGTCTACTTGAGCCCGGAGGACTTGGAATTGCTGGAAGAGAGCATGCCGGAGCGGTACAAGCTTTTCATCCGGACGCTGAGTAAGACGGGGCTGCGCTACAACGAGGCCACAGCGCTGCGTAAGCGTGATGTGCGCGTAGAGGGGGAGCGGTGCATCATCAGGGTCACGAGGGCATGGAAGGACACAGGTGACGGCGAAGAGATCGGCCCGCCCAAGACGCCCATGGCCAAGCGCAACGTCACATGCAACTTGGAGCTGTCCGCCAAGCTGATTGATCGCATGAAGGACTTGAAGCCGGGGGACTTACTGTTCACCCGCCCCAACGGCCTCTACCTGAGGAACGCCTACTTCCACAAGGTGGCATGGCAGCCTGTCGTGAAGGAGCTCGTCAAGGAAGGCCACTTGGATGACCATCCGTGGATTCACGAGATTCGGAAGGCGCACACCACCCACCTGCTTCAGAAGGGTGTGCCGGTCAACGTGGTGCAGGCGAGGCTTGGTCACGAGGACCCGCAAACTACGCTCAAGATTTACGCCACGCTGACCAACGGCGACGACTTGAAGGCGGCTGACTTGCTCGACTAA